The Manis javanica isolate MJ-LG chromosome 2, MJ_LKY, whole genome shotgun sequence genome contains a region encoding:
- the TOPORS gene encoding E3 ubiquitin-protein ligase Topors, with protein sequence MGSQQPPGSPLSREGEAPPPTPAPEGRRRSRRVRLRGSCRHRPSFLGRRELATSAPAGPAPASSEIMASAAKEFKMDNFSPKAGTSKLQQTVPADASPDSKCPICLDRFDNVSYLDRCLHKFCFRCVQEWSKNKAECPLCKQPFDSIFHSVRAEDDFKEYVLRPSYNGSFATPDVRRFRYRTTMTRDRSAAVYSPSSTMNRRTTTPPDSGVLFEGLSISTRPGDGEIPQFMRQIAIRRPATADERSLRKIQEQDIINFRRTLYRAGARVRNIEDGGRYRDISAEFFRRNPACLHRLVPWLKRELTVLFGAHGSLVNIVQHIIMSNVTRYDLESQAFVSDLRPFLLNRTEHFIHEFISFARSPFNMAAFDQHANYDCPAPSYEEGSHSDSSVITISPDEAETQELDINVATVGQAPWDDETPGPSYSSSEQVHAAMSSLLNTSDSSDEELVTGRATSQIQGIQTNEDLNNDSDSSSDNCVIVGFVKPLAERTPELVELSSDSEELGSYEKMETVKTQEQEQSYSSGDSDVSRYSYPHSVLGKDEQINKGHCDSSTRIKSKKEEKRSLALSSPRDLSSSIRGDQVYSPYNRRHRRRGISRSSDSRSQSRSGHDQKNRRKHHGKKRMKSKRSRSRESSRPRGRREKKRSRTRDRSWSRRSQTLSLSSESTSRSRSRSSDLGKRRSQSRNRDRYYLRNNYGSRYKWEYTYYSRNKERDGYESSYRRRTLSRAHYSRQSSSPEFRIQSFSERTNARKKNNHSERKYYYYERHRSRSLSSNRSKTASTGPDWVRNEKPGGKRKYKTRHLEGTNEVAQPSREFASKGKESHYQKSSSKLDGKYKNESDSFSDSRSSDRETKHRKKRRTTRSLSVEIVYEGKATDTSRHHKKKKKKHKKKHKKHHGDNPSHSPVVITIDSDSDKDSEVKEGTEYDNSRPQDSLQNEFLAPSLEPFEMKDVVTVDEELGVRGKECDTTTFNNLNNANKTIDNIPPQAASIEQTLDVREESTFASDLENQLSSVSDQTEPSRQLPSPRTY encoded by the exons ATG GGGTCGCAGCAGCCGCCGGGGTCCCCGCTGTCTCGCGAGGGTGAAGCGCCCCCGCCTACTCCCGCTCCTGAGGGCCGGCGGAGAAGTCGCCGGGTTCGCCTTCGTGGGTCCTGCCGTCACCGACCTAGCTTTCTGGGCCGCCGGGAGCTTGCGACGAGCGCCCCAGCCGGGCCTGCGCCGGCATCCTCTGAG aTTATGGCATCAGCTGCTAAGGAATTTAAAATGGACAACTTTTCACCTAAAGCTGGCACTAGCAAATTGCAACAGACTGTACCAGCTGATGCATCTCCCGATTCTAAGTGTCCTATATGCTTGGATAGATTTGATAATGTGTCTTACTTAGATCGCTGTTTACATAAGTTCTGTTTTCGCTGTGTACAGGAGTGGTCAAAAAACAAAGCTGAATGTCCACTATGTAAACAGCCCTTTGATTCTATTTTCCATTCTGTGAGGGCAGAAGATGACTTCAAGGAATATGTATTAAGGCCTTCATATAATGGTTCTTTTGCCACTCCTGATGTTCGTCGATTTCGCTATCGTACAACTATGACAAGGGACCGAAGTGCTGCTGTGTATTCACCTAGTAGTACCATGAATAGAAGAACAACAACTCCACCTGATAGTGGAGTACTGTTTGAAGGGTTAAGCATTTCAACCAGGCCTGGAGATGGTGAAATTCCTCAGTTTATGAGGCAAATTGCAATAAGGAGGCCAGCTACTGCAGATGAAAGATCTTTGCGGAAAATTCAAGAACAGGATATTATTAATTTTAGACGAACTCTCTATCGTGCTGGTGCTCGTGTTAGAAATATTGAAGATGGTGGTCGCTACAGGGATATTTCAGCTGAATTTTTCCGTAGAAATCCAGCTTGCCTTCACAGATTAGTCCCCTGGTTAAAACGTGAACTTACAGTTCTTTTTGGAGCTCATGGATCTTTAGTGAATATTGTCCAGCACATCATCATGAGTAATGTTACTCGCTATGACTTGGAGAGTCAGGCATTTGTGTCTGATTTAAGACCATTTTTACTTAATCGGACTGAGCATTTTATACATGAATTTATCAGTTTTGCTCGATCTCCTTTTAACATGGCAGCCTTTGACCAGCATGCTAATTATGATTGCCCTGCTCCTTCATATGAAGAAGGTAGCCATTCTGATTCTTCAGTCATAACAATATCTCCAGATGAGGCTGAAACCCAAGAGCTGGATATTAATGTAGCCACTGTTGGTCAGGCACCGTGGGATGATGAAACTCCAGGGCCATCTTACTCAAGCTCAGAGCAGGTACACGCTGCCATGTCTTCCCTTTTAAATACTTCTGACAGTTCAGATGAAGAACTTGTAACAGGAAGAGCCACATCTCAGATCCAAGGAATACAAACTAATGAGGACCTAAATAATGACAGTGATTCTTCTTCAGACAATTGTGTCATTGTTGGGTTTGTTAAACCACTAGCTGAGAGGACCCCAGAACTTGTTGAACTGTCTTCTGATTCTGAGGAGTTAGGCTCCTATGAGAAAATGGAGACAGTGAAGACCCAAGAACAAGAGCAGTCTTACAGTTCTGGTGATAGTGATGTTAGTAGATATTCATATCCACACTCTGTCCTTGGAAAGGATGAGCAAATAAATAAAGGTCATTGCGATTCTAGTACAAGAATCAAgtcaaagaaggaggaaaaacgATCTTTGGCATTGTCATCTCCCAGAGACCTGAGCTCATCCATCAGAGGAGATCAAGTATATTCTCCGTATAACCGTAGACACAGGAGGAGGGGAATATCAAGAAGTTCAGATTCACGTTCCCAGAGTAGAAGTGGGCATGATCAGAAGAATCGGAGAAAACatcatggaaagaaaagaatgaaaagcaaaCGATCCAGAAGCAGGGAGAGTAGCAGACCTAGAggtaggagagagaaaaagaggtcaAGAACTAGAGATAGAAGTTGGTCAAGAAGAAGCCAAACTCTGTCTTTAAGTAGTGAAAGCACAAGCAGATCAAGATCTCGTAGCAGTGATCTTGGTAAAAGAAGATCACAGAGCAGAAATAGAGATcgttattatttaagaaataattatggAAGCAGATACAAGTGGGAGTATACTTACTATagtagaaacaaagaaagggatGGCTATGAATCATCTTACAGGAGGAGAACTCTGTCCAGAGCTCATTATTCCAGACAATCTTCAAGTCCAGAATTTAGGATTCAGTCCTTTTCTGAAAGAACAAatgctaggaaaaaaaataatcacagtgAAAGGAAATACTACTACTATGAAAGGCACAGATCAAGGAGTCTATCTAGTAATAGATCAAAGACTGCATCTACAGGGCCTGACTGGGTGAGAAATGAAAAGCCTGGAGGGAAACGAAAATACAAAACACGACATTTGGAGGGTACTAATGAAGTGGCTCAGCCATCTCGTGAATTTGCttccaaaggaaaggaaagtcaTTACCAAAAATCTTCATCAAAATTGGATGGAAAGTACAAAAATGAGAGTGACAGCTTTTCAGACAGCCGGTCATCAGACAGAGAGACAAAAcacaggaagaagaggaggacgACCCGAAGCCTAAGTGTAGAGATAGTTTATGAAGGGAAAGCTACTGATACAAGTAGacatcataaaaagaaaaagaagaaacacaagaaGAAACATAAGAAACATCATGGGGATAATCCTTCACATTCCCCGGTTGTAATTACCATTGACAGTGATAGTGATAAAGATTCTGAAGTAAAGGAGGGCACGGAATATGACAATAGTCGTCCTCAAGACTCTCTACAAAATGAATTTTTGGCTCCTTCCTTGGAACCATTTGAAATGAAAGATGTAGTGACAGTAGATGAAGAACTTGGTGTCCGGGGCAAGGAGTGTGATACAACCACATTTAATAACTTGAATAATGCCAATAAAACTATAGATAATATTCCACCCCAGGCAGCTTCTATTGAACAGACTCTTGATGTAAGAGAAGAGAGCACCTTTGCCTCTGATTTAGAGAACCAGCTCAGTAGTGTTAGTGATCAAACTGAGCCGTCAAGGCAGTTGCCATCTCCACGGACATACTAA